In Selenomonas sp. TAMA-11512, a genomic segment contains:
- the pyk gene encoding pyruvate kinase, with protein MVKKTKIVCTQGPSTDKPGVVEAMIENGMNVARFNFSHGNHQEHLERINRVREAAKTTGKVVSLLLDTKGPEMRLGDFAAGKVELKKGATFTLTYDDAPGDETKCSVNHKNLYNEVKPGDTLLLSDGLVALKVDAVEGKDIVTTIQNSGPMSTRKRVAAPGVPLGLPPISEQDEKDILFGIEHDMDFVAASFIQRAADVLAIRKLIEKHNGHMEIIPKIENLEGVKNLDSILEVSDGIMVARGDLGVEIPAEEVPLVQKEIIEKCNKAGKPVIVATQMLESMTSNPRPTRAEASDVANAILDGTDAIMLSGETASGDYPILAVATMETIAKRIESSLHYKKMFRGTGVVTMTSRTMAMAHATVQMATELDADEIITPTESGYTARIVSHYRPKSSIIAYTPDPSVVRHLNLRWGVLPILAEKMWTNERDMLDAATAAAVREGYAKKGDLSIITSGIKSSEGNSNAIRVYVI; from the coding sequence ATGGTAAAGAAGACGAAAATCGTTTGCACCCAAGGTCCGTCGACAGACAAGCCGGGCGTTGTAGAAGCCATGATTGAAAACGGCATGAACGTTGCCCGTTTCAATTTTTCGCACGGGAATCATCAGGAGCACTTGGAGCGCATCAACCGCGTCCGCGAGGCGGCAAAGACGACAGGCAAGGTCGTCTCTCTCCTTCTTGACACGAAAGGACCGGAGATGCGCCTCGGCGACTTTGCCGCCGGCAAGGTAGAGCTCAAAAAGGGCGCGACCTTTACGCTTACGTATGATGACGCGCCCGGCGACGAGACAAAGTGCTCCGTCAACCATAAGAACCTCTACAATGAGGTCAAGCCGGGCGATACACTTCTCCTGTCCGACGGACTTGTCGCGCTCAAGGTCGACGCTGTCGAGGGGAAGGACATCGTCACGACGATCCAGAACTCCGGTCCGATGTCCACGCGCAAGCGCGTCGCGGCTCCCGGCGTGCCGCTCGGACTTCCTCCTATCTCCGAGCAGGACGAGAAAGATATCCTCTTCGGCATCGAGCACGACATGGACTTTGTCGCGGCATCCTTCATCCAGCGCGCTGCCGATGTCCTCGCGATCCGCAAGCTCATCGAGAAGCACAACGGTCACATGGAGATCATCCCGAAGATTGAAAACCTCGAGGGCGTCAAGAACCTGGATTCCATCCTCGAAGTCTCCGACGGCATCATGGTCGCGCGCGGCGACCTCGGCGTCGAGATCCCCGCGGAGGAAGTGCCGCTCGTGCAGAAGGAGATCATCGAGAAGTGCAACAAGGCGGGCAAGCCCGTCATCGTCGCGACGCAGATGCTGGAGTCCATGACCTCGAACCCGCGCCCGACGCGTGCGGAAGCCTCGGACGTCGCGAACGCCATCCTCGACGGCACGGACGCCATCATGCTCTCCGGCGAGACGGCGTCCGGAGACTATCCGATCCTCGCCGTCGCTACGATGGAGACGATCGCGAAGCGCATCGAGTCCTCGCTCCACTACAAGAAGATGTTCCGCGGCACGGGCGTCGTGACCATGACGTCGCGCACGATGGCGATGGCGCACGCGACGGTCCAGATGGCGACCGAGCTCGACGCCGATGAGATCATCACGCCGACCGAGAGCGGCTACACGGCCCGCATCGTCTCGCACTATCGTCCGAAGTCCAGCATCATTGCCTACACGCCGGATCCGTCCGTCGTGCGTCACCTCAATCTTCGTTGGGGCGTCCTGCCGATTCTCGCGGAGAAGATGTGGACAAATGAACGCGACATGCTCGATGCGGCTACGGCGGCTGCTGTCAGGGAAGGCTATGCGAAGAAGGGCGACCTCTCCATCATCACGTCCGGCATCAAGTCGAGCGAAGGCAATTCCAACGCCATCCGCGTGTATGTGATTTAA
- the upp gene encoding uracil phosphoribosyltransferase, whose protein sequence is MSNIHILEHPLIQHKFTLLRDKAVGAKDFRELLSEISMLMAYEITRDFPTKEVEVETPVAVAKGKVLAGKKVGLIPILRAGLGMLDGMLRLIPAAKVGHVGLYRDPETLKPVEYYCKLPTDVANRKLIVVDPMLATGGSASAAITLLKEKGAKDIILMCLVGAPEGAATIQRDHPDVPVYLAALDERLNDHGYIVPGLGDAGDRIFGTL, encoded by the coding sequence ATGTCAAACATCCACATTCTGGAGCATCCGCTCATCCAGCACAAGTTCACGCTCTTGCGTGATAAAGCCGTCGGCGCGAAGGACTTCCGCGAGCTTCTGTCCGAAATCTCCATGCTCATGGCGTACGAGATCACGCGCGACTTCCCGACGAAAGAGGTCGAGGTGGAAACGCCTGTCGCCGTCGCCAAGGGCAAAGTGCTCGCCGGAAAGAAGGTCGGTCTCATCCCCATCCTGCGCGCGGGGCTGGGTATGCTTGACGGCATGCTTCGTCTCATCCCCGCGGCAAAGGTCGGTCACGTCGGTCTCTATCGCGACCCCGAGACGCTGAAGCCTGTCGAATACTACTGTAAGCTCCCGACGGATGTCGCGAACCGCAAGCTCATCGTCGTCGATCCGATGCTCGCTACGGGCGGCTCCGCATCCGCCGCCATCACGCTTCTCAAGGAAAAGGGCGCAAAGGACATCATTCTCATGTGTCTCGTCGGCGCTCCCGAGGGCGCAGCGACCATTCAGCGGGATCATCCGGACGTCCCCGTCTACCTTGCCGCGCTCGACGAGAGACTCAACGACCACGGCTATATCGTCCCCGGCCTCGGCGACGCCGGGGACCGCATCTTCGGCACATTGTGA
- a CDS encoding MATE family efflux transporter, with product MMRLFGNRDKKYLKIAFPSAMEGIFISALSAADIIMVGVLGTAAIAGVSIFTQPRMMILCVTRSIAAALTIVAAERFGAGDRAGAGRMTTQTMALSTLLLTVIHIGFYINLESILRWMGADDTYIALAMEYSELALLGVFFTSLAAILQALLLGFGKTAFVFSINLQGNIINVIGNFIFIFGFGPIPAYGVFGAAIGTILGTAWTLLLTLRMSCKERVLHTADILPDRAYFRKFLPVFGSIFSEQGFERIGMVLYTRMVAELGVLAYAIHAICMNFCDFYYAFAAGLGKGSTILAGHAVGAKDEKAWREAKRLSFRWAFIFSTISFVLTYIFREEIFMIYSTDPEALYMGAIIMAVVALVSFPEGHQMVGAGILRASGKTKAVATYSFVSVAFLRPIITALFLYEFGWGLIGAWAAVAIDQSIRAGAATWLLSRLRWERVVR from the coding sequence ATGATGAGGCTGTTCGGCAATCGTGACAAGAAGTATCTTAAAATTGCGTTTCCATCCGCGATGGAGGGCATCTTTATATCCGCGCTCTCGGCAGCGGACATCATCATGGTCGGCGTGCTCGGAACGGCGGCCATCGCGGGCGTATCCATCTTCACGCAGCCGCGTATGATGATTCTCTGCGTGACGCGCTCCATTGCGGCGGCGCTGACCATCGTCGCCGCCGAGCGGTTCGGCGCGGGAGACCGTGCGGGAGCGGGGCGGATGACGACGCAGACGATGGCGCTGTCGACGCTGCTGCTGACCGTCATCCATATCGGCTTCTACATCAATCTCGAGAGCATCCTGCGCTGGATGGGAGCGGATGATACGTATATCGCCCTTGCGATGGAGTATTCCGAGCTCGCGCTCCTCGGCGTGTTCTTCACATCCCTCGCCGCGATTCTGCAGGCGCTTCTGCTCGGCTTCGGCAAGACGGCGTTCGTATTCTCCATCAACCTGCAGGGCAATATCATCAACGTCATCGGCAACTTCATCTTCATCTTCGGCTTCGGCCCCATTCCCGCCTATGGCGTCTTCGGCGCCGCGATCGGCACGATTCTGGGCACGGCATGGACGCTCCTGCTCACGCTGCGGATGAGCTGTAAGGAGCGCGTCCTGCACACGGCGGATATCCTGCCCGACAGAGCGTATTTCCGAAAATTCCTGCCCGTATTCGGGAGCATTTTCTCCGAGCAGGGCTTTGAGCGTATCGGCATGGTGCTCTACACGCGCATGGTTGCCGAGCTCGGTGTGCTCGCCTATGCCATCCACGCGATCTGCATGAACTTCTGCGACTTCTACTACGCGTTTGCCGCGGGGCTGGGGAAGGGGAGCACCATTCTCGCGGGACACGCGGTCGGCGCCAAGGACGAAAAGGCGTGGCGCGAGGCGAAGCGGCTTTCCTTCCGATGGGCGTTTATCTTCTCGACGATCTCCTTTGTGCTGACGTACATCTTCCGCGAGGAGATCTTCATGATTTACTCCACCGATCCGGAGGCGCTGTACATGGGGGCGATCATCATGGCGGTCGTCGCACTCGTGAGCTTCCCCGAGGGGCATCAGATGGTCGGCGCGGGCATCCTCCGCGCGAGCGGCAAGACGAAGGCGGTCGCGACCTATTCCTTTGTCAGCGTGGCGTTCCTGCGTCCGATCATCACGGCGCTCTTTCTCTACGAGTTCGGCTGGGGGCTTATCGGCGCGTGGGCGGCGGTCGCCATCGACCAGTCGATACGGGCGGGAGCCGCTACGTGGCTCCTGTCGAGACTGCGCTGGGAGCGTGTCGTTCGATGA
- a CDS encoding HD-GYP domain-containing protein, whose protein sequence is MIRLNLKQLKPGMIPAQSIFNAKGGAFLTRGTQLTDSYIDKLEKIGIDSMNVTSLSTTSKLPPPPDIVDEQVRIRAVKTISSAFAALERNEQFDVNTLMNSAESLVKSVHEMRENLVQLTDIRAHDAYTYAHSVNVAILCSMLGSLLEYDEEQIRILTLGGLLHDIGKVDIPLEILNKKGSLTDDEFKIIRTHSAKGRERLKKLAIPMAEQLAMIAGQHHEHMDGRGYPDRVTEEKLPPMSRICAIADVFDALSASRAYKKSYKPNVVHQIMTKNSPGHFDTELLKLFFDNVAIYPIGTVMRTALGYAIVRRVSFGKTQTPVVTVFASLNARVHEKPFHVDLSQCPPDTIQHVIDGNDLVNFTHQIGVDPTNFIANDILEERARQQSRGNVKAQFLSRNTVKDALKKNPAVS, encoded by the coding sequence ATGATACGCTTAAATCTAAAACAGTTAAAGCCGGGCATGATACCGGCGCAGAGCATTTTCAATGCGAAGGGCGGCGCCTTTTTAACGCGCGGCACGCAGCTTACGGACAGCTATATCGATAAGCTGGAGAAGATCGGCATTGACTCCATGAACGTGACGAGCCTGTCGACGACCTCAAAGCTGCCGCCGCCGCCGGATATCGTGGATGAACAGGTGCGCATACGCGCCGTGAAGACGATATCGTCCGCCTTCGCGGCACTCGAGCGCAACGAGCAGTTCGATGTGAATACGCTCATGAATTCCGCGGAGAGTCTCGTCAAGAGCGTCCATGAGATGCGCGAGAACCTCGTCCAGCTTACCGATATTCGCGCGCATGACGCGTATACGTACGCGCATTCCGTCAATGTCGCCATCCTTTGCTCCATGCTCGGATCGCTCTTGGAGTACGATGAGGAGCAGATACGCATCCTGACGCTCGGCGGCCTGCTCCATGATATCGGCAAGGTGGACATACCGCTCGAGATTCTCAACAAGAAGGGCTCTCTGACGGATGACGAGTTCAAGATTATCCGCACGCATTCGGCAAAGGGTCGGGAACGTCTGAAAAAGCTTGCGATCCCCATGGCGGAGCAGCTCGCCATGATTGCGGGGCAGCACCATGAGCACATGGACGGGCGCGGCTATCCGGACCGCGTGACCGAAGAGAAACTGCCGCCCATGTCGCGCATCTGCGCGATCGCGGACGTCTTTGACGCGCTCTCCGCGAGCCGCGCGTACAAGAAATCGTACAAGCCGAACGTCGTCCATCAGATTATGACAAAGAATTCGCCCGGTCACTTTGATACGGAGCTCCTGAAGCTCTTCTTTGACAACGTCGCCATCTATCCCATCGGCACGGTCATGCGGACGGCGCTGGGCTACGCGATTGTCCGGCGCGTCTCCTTCGGCAAGACGCAGACGCCGGTTGTCACCGTCTTTGCCTCGCTGAACGCGCGAGTGCATGAAAAGCCGTTTCATGTCGATCTCTCGCAGTGCCCGCCGGATACGATTCAGCATGTCATCGACGGCAACGATCTCGTTAACTTTACACACCAGATCGGCGTTGATCCGACCAACTTCATTGCAAACGATATTCTGGAAGAGAGGGCAAGACAGCAGAGCAGGGGCAATGTCAAGGCGCAGTTCCTGTCACGCAATACCGTCAAGGATGCTTTGAAAAAGAATCCCGCGGTGTCGTAG
- the hcp gene encoding hydroxylamine reductase, whose translation MDPKMFCFQCQETAGGKGCQVQGVCGKTADVAAAQDLLIYATKGLAAVAHRLRGEGQAVDASVAHRITLNLFITITNANFDQNVIDARSAETFAVRDELRGRLKETANLPEAATWTGSQADFAAKAKKVGVLATENEDVRSFRELTMYGLKGMAAYLKHANALGYESEDIEIFMQRALSMLLDDSLSGDDLTALALETGKFGVDVMALLDKANTESYGNPEITKVQLGVGKNPGILITGHDLADLEELLKQTEGTGVDVYTHGEMLPAHYYPKLKQYKHLVGNYGNAWWQQKEEFEAFQGPVLFTTNCLVPPKDSYKARVFTTAAVGFPGCPHIEEKDGRKDFSAVIEMAKTCPPPKELEQGEIVGGFAHEQVFAVADKVVDAIKSGAIKKFIVMAGCDGRMKSRGYYKEFAEALPKDTVILTAGCAKYKYIKLPLGDIGGIPRVLDAGQCNDSYSLALIALKLKEVFGLADVNELPVAYNIAWYEQKAVIVLLALLHLGVKNIHLGPTLPAFLSPNVGKVLVETFGIGGITDVESDIKSMVG comes from the coding sequence ATGGATCCGAAAATGTTTTGCTTTCAGTGTCAGGAGACGGCGGGCGGAAAAGGCTGTCAGGTGCAGGGCGTCTGCGGTAAGACGGCGGATGTAGCCGCCGCGCAGGACCTCCTGATCTACGCGACGAAGGGACTCGCGGCGGTCGCGCATCGCCTGCGCGGCGAGGGGCAGGCGGTTGACGCGAGCGTCGCGCACCGCATCACGCTCAACCTCTTCATCACGATCACAAACGCGAACTTCGATCAGAACGTCATTGACGCGCGTTCGGCGGAGACGTTCGCCGTCCGCGACGAGCTTCGCGGCAGGCTGAAGGAGACGGCAAACCTGCCCGAAGCGGCCACGTGGACGGGATCGCAGGCGGACTTTGCAGCAAAGGCAAAGAAGGTCGGCGTCCTCGCGACAGAAAACGAAGATGTCCGCAGCTTTCGCGAGCTTACGATGTACGGACTGAAGGGCATGGCGGCGTACCTCAAGCACGCGAACGCGCTCGGATACGAGTCGGAAGACATCGAGATCTTCATGCAGAGAGCGCTCTCCATGCTTCTCGACGACAGCCTCTCGGGCGATGATCTCACGGCGCTTGCCCTCGAGACGGGCAAGTTCGGCGTCGACGTCATGGCGCTTCTTGACAAGGCGAACACGGAGAGCTACGGCAACCCCGAGATCACGAAGGTGCAGCTCGGCGTCGGAAAGAACCCGGGCATCCTCATCACGGGGCACGACCTCGCCGATCTGGAGGAGCTGCTCAAGCAGACCGAGGGCACGGGTGTCGATGTCTACACGCACGGTGAGATGCTTCCCGCGCACTACTATCCGAAGCTCAAGCAGTACAAGCACCTCGTCGGCAACTACGGCAACGCGTGGTGGCAGCAGAAGGAAGAGTTTGAAGCGTTCCAAGGCCCCGTGCTCTTCACGACGAACTGCCTCGTTCCGCCGAAGGACAGCTACAAGGCGCGCGTCTTCACGACGGCGGCGGTCGGATTCCCGGGCTGTCCGCACATCGAGGAGAAGGACGGCAGGAAGGACTTCTCTGCCGTCATCGAGATGGCAAAGACGTGCCCGCCTCCGAAGGAGCTTGAGCAGGGCGAAATCGTCGGCGGCTTCGCGCACGAGCAGGTCTTCGCCGTGGCGGACAAGGTCGTCGATGCGATCAAGTCGGGCGCGATCAAGAAGTTCATCGTCATGGCGGGCTGCGACGGCCGCATGAAGAGCCGCGGATACTACAAGGAATTTGCCGAGGCACTGCCGAAGGACACGGTCATCCTCACGGCAGGCTGCGCGAAGTACAAGTACATCAAGCTTCCGCTCGGCGATATCGGCGGCATTCCGCGCGTCCTCGACGCCGGTCAGTGCAACGATTCCTACTCGCTTGCGCTCATCGCGCTGAAGCTCAAGGAAGTCTTCGGCCTCGCGGACGTCAATGAGCTCCCCGTAGCGTACAACATCGCGTGGTACGAGCAGAAGGCGGTCATCGTCCTGCTCGCGCTCCTGCACCTCGGCGTCAAGAATATCCATCTCGGCCCCACGCTTCCCGCATTCCTCTCGCCGAATGTCGGGAAGGTTCTCGTCGAGACCTTCGGCATCGGCGGCATTACGGATGTGGAGAGCGACATAAAGAGCATGGTCGGCTGA